A single genomic interval of Deltaproteobacteria bacterium harbors:
- a CDS encoding dioxygenase, with the protein MSHRHDARVLVTRRGFLRSAVAGSAAALGLGAFGLGCAAEPSPTPTFDGSPRPADGGGLRADLVRGRSDGAATGDAKGGDGPRRDLSPTCGELTEPNIEGPFFKVGSPERGDLREPGMAGVRLEVAGRVLGRDCRPVAGALLDFWHANQDGAYDNVGFRLRGHQRTDASGRYLLQTIVPGHYLNGATYRPAHVHVKVGGAGFMVLTTQLYFPGDPYNAGDPFIRPSLIMPVTDVGGMKRATFDFVLARASR; encoded by the coding sequence ATGAGCCACCGACACGACGCCCGAGTTCTCGTTACGCGACGCGGTTTCCTGCGCTCGGCGGTCGCGGGGTCCGCCGCCGCGCTGGGCCTTGGGGCTTTCGGCCTCGGGTGCGCGGCCGAGCCATCGCCCACCCCGACGTTCGACGGTTCGCCGCGGCCTGCGGACGGAGGCGGCCTGCGTGCCGACCTTGTGCGCGGGAGGTCGGATGGGGCCGCCACCGGGGACGCGAAGGGGGGCGATGGCCCGCGTCGCGACCTCTCCCCCACCTGCGGCGAGCTGACGGAGCCGAATATCGAGGGCCCGTTCTTCAAGGTCGGCTCGCCCGAGCGGGGTGACCTGCGCGAGCCGGGGATGGCCGGCGTCCGGCTCGAGGTGGCGGGGCGAGTCCTCGGCCGGGACTGTCGGCCGGTCGCGGGGGCGCTCCTCGATTTCTGGCACGCGAATCAGGACGGTGCCTACGACAACGTCGGCTTCAGGCTGCGGGGCCACCAACGCACGGACGCGAGCGGCCGTTACCTGCTGCAGACCATCGTGCCAGGTCACTACCTGAACGGCGCGACCTACCGCCCGGCGCACGTCCACGTGAAGGTGGGGGGCGCGGGGTTCATGGTGCTCACCACGCAGCTCTACTTCCCGGGGGACCCGTACAACGCGGGGGACCCCTTCATCCGGCCGTCGCTCATCATGCCCGTCACCGACGTGGGGGGGATGAAGCGCGCGACCTTCGACTTTGTTCTGGCGCGAGCGAGCCGCTGA
- a CDS encoding helix-turn-helix transcriptional regulator has translation MAGRKDSGRKAPDSTKSAILRAARQHFARRGYHATSIRDIAGEVGIDVKTLYYHWQSKQTLFEAALADVQRSFEESLRQWFAETSELGLRESVFGLLDRLVPFLLAEEAAVARITLFSMVDFGIDGAVWDVHYMPTFINTLRKFVQKRTGIKSLPKDFDLLVINVMSLMTTLSSMRDFQAKLHVVAPDSPAFVELMRQSARMAVEPYLSLLEPRTPQ, from the coding sequence GTGGCCGGACGCAAGGACAGTGGACGCAAGGCGCCGGATTCGACCAAGAGCGCCATCCTGAGGGCCGCGCGGCAGCACTTCGCGCGGCGCGGCTATCACGCCACCTCCATCCGCGACATCGCCGGGGAGGTGGGGATCGACGTGAAGACGCTCTACTACCACTGGCAATCGAAGCAGACGCTCTTCGAGGCGGCGCTGGCCGACGTGCAGCGGTCGTTCGAGGAGTCGCTGCGGCAGTGGTTCGCGGAGACGTCGGAGCTCGGCCTGCGCGAGAGCGTCTTCGGCCTGCTCGACCGCCTGGTCCCCTTCCTCCTCGCGGAGGAGGCGGCCGTCGCGCGCATCACCCTCTTCTCGATGGTGGACTTCGGTATCGACGGCGCCGTCTGGGACGTGCACTACATGCCGACCTTCATCAACACGCTGCGCAAGTTCGTGCAGAAGCGCACGGGGATCAAGAGTCTGCCGAAGGACTTCGACCTGCTCGTGATCAACGTGATGAGCCTCATGACCACGCTCAGCTCGATGCGCGACTTCCAGGCCAAGCTGCACGTCGTGGCCCCCGATTCGCCGGCCTTCGTGGAGCTCATGCGGCAGTCGGCGCGTATGGCCGTCGAGCCCTACCTCTCTCTCCTCGAGCCGCGCACGCCGCAGTAG
- the pbpC gene encoding penicillin-binding protein 1C: MTRGSARRLALTLLLVVGAPAASVVGWAAHLRLPPGALDPYALTSLQVLDRRGRVLREVLSREDGRARWVPLAQISPHLVQATLAGEDQRFYRHAGVDWLALGRSLLLNVRAGRLASGASTLTMQLVRLTDEPLPRRSLKRKLRQLVLAQRLERSLSKPEILWQYLNRAPYGNGTFGVEAAARRYFDKPASQVSLAEAALLAALPRSPAGYDPFRQGLPRLVRRQRYLLGVMRAQGRITAEQQRLALAEPLQLDRARRPFSAPHFVERVLRLPDAAEGTQTLRTTLDLELQRFAEVAVARTVDRLRGRGVTNAAVLVVDNLNGEVLAHVGSADFHNVEDGGQNDGTLALRQPGSALKPFTYALALEQRLTPATLLEDLPVHFATDEGDYAPRNYDDTFHGPVRLRVALASSYNVPAVRLAERVGVHRLLERLRAAGFRSLTRPARYYGLGLTLGNGEVTLQELVAAYAALARGGRTVGLRLVSASRSPGGAWRTSGPTPSRQLFDRRVAYLVSHILADAHARLPAFGRETPLALPFAVAVKTGTSKDFRDNWTVGYTGRVTVGVWVGNFDGTSMQTVSGITGAGPLFAEVMTAAMRELERPETFPAPDGLRHAQVCPLSGALAGPECAGSIEEHFVAGTEPTSRCTMHQRVRLDRRNGLRAGPACPPAQVEERPMLVFPPAYRAWASARGLPVPPELFSPDCPAPAGAATVRIRFPVEGDRYFLDPDLDRRYQSLPLEATVDGAAREVTWLVDGRPVARAPFPFSARWRLESGRHRVQAQLPDGRKSAPVTVSVD, translated from the coding sequence GTGACGCGCGGATCCGCGCGGCGCCTGGCCCTGACGCTGCTGCTCGTCGTCGGCGCGCCGGCGGCGAGCGTCGTCGGGTGGGCCGCGCACCTCCGCCTGCCCCCCGGGGCGCTCGACCCGTACGCCCTGACCTCCTTGCAGGTGCTCGACCGACGCGGGCGCGTGCTGCGCGAGGTGCTCTCCCGCGAGGACGGGCGGGCGCGCTGGGTCCCCCTGGCGCAGATCTCCCCGCACCTCGTGCAGGCCACGCTGGCGGGCGAGGACCAGCGCTTCTACCGCCACGCCGGCGTGGACTGGCTGGCGCTCGGTCGGTCTCTCCTGCTGAACGTCCGCGCGGGGCGTCTGGCGTCGGGGGCCTCCACGCTCACCATGCAGCTCGTGCGCCTCACCGACGAGCCGCTCCCCCGTCGGTCGCTCAAGCGCAAGCTGCGTCAGCTGGTTTTGGCCCAGCGCCTCGAGCGCAGCCTGTCCAAGCCCGAGATCCTCTGGCAGTACCTGAACCGCGCCCCCTACGGCAACGGCACCTTCGGCGTGGAGGCTGCCGCGCGCCGCTACTTCGACAAGCCCGCTAGCCAGGTCAGCCTGGCCGAGGCGGCGCTCCTCGCCGCGCTCCCGCGGAGCCCCGCGGGCTACGACCCCTTCCGCCAGGGCCTCCCCCGGCTGGTCCGACGGCAACGCTACCTCCTCGGCGTGATGCGGGCGCAGGGGCGCATCACCGCCGAGCAGCAGCGCCTCGCCCTCGCCGAGCCGCTCCAGCTCGACCGGGCGCGCCGCCCCTTCTCGGCCCCGCACTTCGTCGAGCGAGTCCTCCGCCTCCCCGACGCCGCCGAGGGGACCCAGACGCTCCGGACCACGCTGGACCTCGAGCTCCAGCGCTTCGCCGAGGTCGCCGTGGCCCGCACCGTGGACCGCCTGCGCGGGCGCGGGGTCACGAACGCGGCGGTCCTGGTGGTGGACAACCTGAACGGCGAGGTGCTGGCCCACGTGGGGTCCGCGGACTTCCACAATGTCGAGGACGGGGGACAGAACGACGGCACGCTCGCGCTCCGTCAGCCGGGCTCGGCGCTCAAGCCCTTCACCTACGCTCTCGCGCTCGAGCAGCGGCTCACCCCCGCCACGCTCCTCGAGGACCTCCCCGTCCACTTCGCCACCGACGAAGGGGACTACGCCCCGCGGAACTACGACGACACCTTCCACGGCCCGGTGCGCCTGCGGGTGGCGCTCGCGAGCTCGTACAACGTGCCCGCCGTGCGGCTGGCCGAGCGCGTGGGGGTCCACCGCCTCCTCGAGCGGCTGCGCGCGGCCGGCTTTCGCTCGCTCACCCGGCCCGCCCGCTACTACGGGCTGGGCCTGACCCTCGGCAACGGCGAGGTGACCCTGCAGGAGCTCGTGGCCGCCTACGCCGCGCTCGCCCGCGGCGGTCGCACGGTCGGCCTGCGCCTCGTATCGGCGTCGCGCAGCCCCGGGGGGGCGTGGCGCACCTCCGGCCCCACGCCGAGCCGTCAGCTCTTCGATCGCCGCGTGGCGTACCTCGTCTCGCACATCCTCGCCGACGCCCACGCGCGCCTGCCGGCCTTCGGCCGCGAGACGCCGCTCGCCCTCCCCTTCGCGGTGGCCGTCAAGACGGGCACCTCGAAGGACTTCCGCGACAACTGGACCGTGGGCTACACGGGCCGCGTCACCGTCGGCGTCTGGGTGGGGAACTTCGACGGCACGAGCATGCAGACCGTCTCGGGGATCACCGGCGCCGGGCCGCTCTTCGCCGAGGTCATGACCGCCGCGATGCGCGAGCTCGAGCGACCCGAGACCTTCCCCGCCCCCGACGGGCTGCGGCACGCGCAGGTCTGTCCCCTCTCGGGCGCGCTGGCCGGCCCGGAGTGCGCGGGGTCCATCGAAGAGCACTTCGTCGCCGGCACGGAGCCCACGTCCCGCTGCACCATGCACCAGCGCGTGCGCCTCGACCGCCGCAACGGCCTGCGCGCCGGCCCGGCCTGCCCCCCCGCGCAGGTCGAGGAGCGGCCGATGCTGGTCTTCCCCCCGGCCTACCGCGCGTGGGCCAGCGCCCGAGGACTCCCGGTGCCGCCCGAGCTCTTCTCGCCCGACTGCCCCGCTCCCGCAGGAGCCGCCACGGTGCGCATCCGGTTCCCCGTCGAGGGCGACCGGTACTTCCTCGACCCGGACCTGGACCGGCGTTACCAGAGCCTCCCGCTCGAGGCGACCGTCGACGGCGCCGCGAGAGAGGTCACCTGGCTCGTGGATGGCCGTCCGGTCGCGCGCGCCCCCTTCCCCTTCAGCGCGCGCTGGCGCCTCGAGAGCGGACGTCACCGCGTGCAGGCGCAGCTCCCCGACGGACGCAAGAGCGCCCCGGTCACCGTCTCGGTCGATTGA
- a CDS encoding zinc-dependent metalloprotease: MSTRNGMTRSGWRGFAAALLLLAGCGSQAQDEGLERGRATIDPQIENTFSLEGPDKKLIAIKKAALEKDLLLQANITMQFWDPDFWGIKSRVVFFKKLDGKLFLFESSKDYNFVADDAWKPELILASFKILKETDEAITFDFNQGMKAILYGDEWWASDFGWWTDKMPIPLGESYVKKARLTDREALVVNQIANLSDDWGGTSYEIVYYLSAYRPDPTFRPMESKWNFDRFGFFEVQPLVNAERSTIDSFYTKFNKNKPIVYAMSSNTPAAFKEAVRDGVNYWNKVWGSGTQIQVIDAPKGVTAPDHDYNVIQWVEDKTAGYAFADAQMDPRTGQVMHAQIFMPSFWAVYSADQARDLLRRLETEETDRLARLAKKQKGKKHARLGLKKLSTEHLCKMDVKRRLRSFLKRINLRTASDAQILRVAQDLVREVVAHEVGHTLGLRHNFAGSIGTNISADDAEKRFEEYLNGKMLATDVIPSSSVMDYHDTPQSALIGHLIARKEAALPYDVKAMSILYDGETYDPREIPPFCTDSHYGYYHDCDAFDAGRSVIEFATSHKKKLLENLPNILFEWYVWDKAPCKGCDEFPLAEDQPNPKWFLYSLTYPVTSAYRSLLSSSKTIRIQRSFPTVSALNAAKVQRAELDYARREYDAAGGFEKVLSILPKDYAKTAIAKFDALVNRYTTFPGYEGQTVHFSGAEKELIKQHARKFFRLMETQAAEEEMTILSNLPNWIDLAYMEWGWMNPLMGKLADGPQSFELAAYMKKRVEETLLSQSVDSMGKLVYLNGEVMVAGEEGEPRTVKVKLPVYKYPHGTRQAAAMAFMAVEKESPAWGAKERNELFMSYQMAITEVTGIDPGETIIEQHLLPPDLARWFLEKDELMGMLMPM, translated from the coding sequence ATGTCGACGAGAAACGGAATGACGCGGAGCGGCTGGCGCGGATTTGCCGCCGCGCTGCTGCTGCTCGCGGGCTGCGGCTCGCAGGCGCAGGACGAGGGGCTCGAGCGTGGCCGGGCCACGATCGACCCGCAGATCGAAAATACCTTTTCGCTCGAAGGGCCCGACAAGAAGCTCATCGCGATCAAGAAGGCCGCGTTGGAGAAGGACCTCCTGCTCCAGGCCAACATCACGATGCAGTTCTGGGACCCCGACTTCTGGGGCATCAAGAGCCGCGTGGTCTTCTTCAAGAAGCTCGACGGCAAGCTCTTCCTCTTCGAATCCTCGAAGGACTACAACTTCGTGGCCGACGACGCCTGGAAGCCCGAGCTGATCCTCGCCTCCTTCAAGATCCTGAAGGAGACGGACGAAGCGATCACCTTCGACTTCAACCAGGGGATGAAGGCCATCCTCTATGGCGACGAGTGGTGGGCCTCGGACTTCGGCTGGTGGACGGACAAGATGCCCATCCCCCTCGGTGAGTCCTACGTCAAGAAGGCTCGCCTGACCGATCGAGAAGCGCTGGTGGTGAATCAGATCGCCAACCTGAGCGACGACTGGGGCGGCACTTCTTACGAGATCGTTTACTACCTCTCGGCCTACCGGCCCGACCCGACCTTCCGGCCCATGGAGTCGAAGTGGAACTTCGACCGCTTCGGCTTCTTCGAGGTGCAGCCGCTGGTCAACGCCGAGCGCTCGACGATCGATTCCTTCTACACCAAGTTCAACAAGAACAAGCCGATTGTCTACGCGATGTCCTCGAACACCCCGGCCGCCTTCAAGGAGGCGGTGCGGGACGGCGTGAACTACTGGAACAAGGTCTGGGGCAGCGGTACGCAGATCCAGGTCATCGACGCGCCCAAGGGTGTCACGGCGCCGGACCACGACTACAACGTGATCCAGTGGGTCGAGGACAAGACGGCCGGCTACGCCTTCGCCGACGCGCAGATGGACCCCCGCACGGGCCAGGTGATGCACGCGCAGATCTTCATGCCGAGCTTCTGGGCGGTCTACTCGGCGGACCAGGCGCGGGACCTCCTGCGTCGTCTCGAGACCGAGGAGACCGACCGCCTGGCGCGGCTGGCAAAGAAGCAGAAAGGCAAGAAGCACGCTCGCCTCGGGCTCAAGAAGCTCTCTACGGAACACCTGTGCAAGATGGACGTGAAGCGCCGCCTGCGCTCCTTCCTCAAGCGCATCAATCTGCGTACGGCCTCGGACGCGCAGATCCTGCGCGTGGCCCAGGATCTCGTGCGCGAGGTGGTGGCGCACGAGGTGGGTCACACCCTCGGGCTGCGGCACAACTTCGCCGGATCGATCGGCACGAACATCTCGGCCGACGACGCGGAGAAGCGCTTCGAGGAGTACCTGAACGGCAAGATGCTCGCGACCGACGTCATTCCCTCGAGCTCCGTGATGGATTACCACGACACGCCGCAGTCGGCGCTGATCGGGCACCTCATCGCGCGCAAGGAAGCCGCGTTGCCCTACGACGTCAAGGCCATGAGCATCCTCTACGATGGGGAGACCTACGACCCGCGTGAGATCCCGCCCTTCTGCACCGACTCGCACTACGGCTACTACCACGACTGCGACGCCTTCGACGCTGGCCGCTCGGTGATCGAGTTCGCGACCTCGCACAAGAAGAAGCTGCTCGAGAACCTCCCGAACATCCTCTTCGAGTGGTACGTCTGGGACAAGGCCCCCTGCAAGGGCTGCGATGAGTTCCCGCTCGCCGAGGACCAGCCGAACCCGAAGTGGTTCCTCTACAGCCTGACCTACCCGGTCACCTCGGCCTACCGCTCGCTGCTTTCGAGCTCGAAGACCATCCGCATCCAGCGGAGCTTCCCGACGGTCTCCGCCCTCAACGCGGCGAAGGTGCAGCGCGCCGAGCTCGACTACGCGCGGCGGGAATATGACGCCGCGGGCGGCTTCGAGAAGGTGCTCAGCATCCTGCCCAAGGACTACGCCAAGACCGCGATCGCCAAGTTCGACGCGCTCGTGAACCGCTACACCACCTTCCCGGGTTATGAGGGGCAGACGGTGCACTTCTCCGGCGCGGAGAAGGAGCTGATCAAGCAGCACGCGCGCAAGTTCTTCCGCCTCATGGAGACCCAGGCGGCCGAGGAGGAGATGACGATTCTCTCCAACCTGCCCAACTGGATCGACCTGGCCTACATGGAGTGGGGTTGGATGAACCCGCTAATGGGCAAGCTCGCCGACGGTCCGCAGAGCTTCGAGCTAGCGGCCTACATGAAGAAGCGCGTCGAGGAGACGCTCCTCTCCCAGTCGGTCGACTCGATGGGCAAGCTGGTCTACCTGAACGGCGAGGTCATGGTGGCCGGCGAGGAGGGCGAGCCGCGCACCGTGAAGGTCAAGCTGCCCGTCTACAAGTACCCGCACGGCACGCGACAGGCCGCGGCGATGGCCTTCATGGCCGTGGAGAAGGAGAGCCCGGCGTGGGGCGCCAAGGAGCGTAACGAGCTCTTCATGAGCTACCAGATGGCGATCACCGAAGTCACAGGGATCGACCCGGGCGAGACGATCATCGAGCAGCACCTGCTTCCGCCCGACCTCGCGCGCTGGTTCCTCGAGAAGGACGAGCTGATGGGAATGCTCATGCCCATGTAG